In Chthonomonadales bacterium, the following proteins share a genomic window:
- a CDS encoding peptidylprolyl isomerase, giving the protein MPDQTVVVETSKGLVRMVLDVEGAPVTAGNFLDLARQGFYDGLRFHRYVAGFVIQGGDPAGNGSGGSGRTIKLETTSRYKHDSAGTVAMARTSQPDSASSQFYITLAPAPFLDRENAQDGLGYAAFGKVSEGLDVVEQLREGDRIERITVSEAGASEGA; this is encoded by the coding sequence ATGCCGGATCAGACGGTCGTGGTAGAGACGAGCAAGGGCCTCGTTCGGATGGTGCTCGACGTTGAGGGCGCGCCGGTCACGGCGGGCAACTTCCTCGATCTGGCGCGCCAGGGGTTCTACGACGGCCTGCGCTTCCACCGGTACGTAGCGGGCTTTGTGATCCAGGGCGGAGACCCTGCAGGCAACGGGTCTGGCGGCTCCGGCAGGACGATCAAGCTGGAGACGACCTCCCGTTACAAGCACGACAGCGCCGGCACCGTGGCGATGGCGCGCACGTCGCAGCCCGATTCCGCCTCGTCGCAGTTCTACATAACGCTGGCGCCCGCTCCGTTCCTCGACCGGGAGAACGCGCAGGATGGCCTGGGCTACGCCGCCTTCGGCAAGGTGAGTGAGGGCCTCGACGTCGTCGAGCAACTCCGCGAGGGGGATCGCATTGAGAGGATCACCGTATCGGAGGCCGGGGCTTCGGAGGGCGCCTGA
- the moeB gene encoding molybdopterin-synthase adenylyltransferase MoeB — translation MAVRLLIPTALRQYAGGGDEFALEAGTVRQALQSVVSMYPDLGKHLLGPDGALRAFVNVYVGTEDVRHLQGLDTAVRDGDEVTVVPSIAGGVGVADHAARADTRLTPEEITRYSRHLIMPEVGMEGQRRLKGARVLCVGAGGLGSPLAMYLAAAGVGTIGIVDFDVVDATNLQRQILHGTEDIGRPKLRSATDTLMSINPNVRVEGYETQFTSSNALDILRDYDAVVDGTDNFPTRYLVNDACVLLGKPNVYGSIFRFEGQASVFWAERGPCYRCLYPEPPPPGLVPSCAEGGVLGILPGCIGMIQATETVKLLLGIGEPLIGRLLLFDALKMRWRELKLRKAADCPICGENPSIRELIDYQQFCGVPAVAAEAPEDRDAQMSVRELKERFDRGERPQVVDVREPYEWEMARIPHTRLIPLGQVAKRAAELDPEQEVILQCRSGVRSMDALNLLRERGFRKLRNLEGGILAWSREIDPSVPEY, via the coding sequence ATGGCCGTTAGGCTGCTGATCCCGACCGCGCTGCGTCAGTACGCAGGCGGCGGCGACGAGTTCGCACTGGAGGCCGGCACGGTCCGGCAGGCACTCCAGAGCGTGGTCTCCATGTACCCGGACCTCGGCAAGCACCTGCTCGGTCCCGACGGGGCGCTGCGCGCCTTCGTGAACGTCTACGTCGGCACCGAGGACGTTCGGCACCTCCAGGGTCTCGACACGGCGGTTCGCGACGGCGACGAGGTCACCGTGGTTCCCTCCATCGCGGGCGGGGTTGGCGTGGCGGACCATGCCGCTCGTGCCGACACCCGGCTCACGCCGGAGGAAATCACGCGCTACAGCCGCCACCTGATCATGCCCGAGGTGGGCATGGAGGGCCAGCGCCGGCTGAAGGGCGCGCGGGTGCTCTGCGTCGGGGCTGGAGGGCTGGGCTCGCCGCTCGCCATGTACCTGGCCGCGGCGGGCGTGGGCACGATCGGGATCGTGGACTTCGATGTCGTGGACGCCACGAACCTCCAGCGACAGATCCTCCACGGCACGGAGGACATCGGCCGACCCAAGCTGCGCTCGGCGACCGACACGCTGATGAGCATTAACCCGAACGTGCGCGTTGAGGGCTACGAGACGCAATTCACCTCGAGCAACGCGCTGGACATCCTGCGCGACTACGACGCGGTGGTCGATGGCACCGACAACTTCCCCACGCGCTATTTGGTGAACGATGCGTGCGTCCTGCTCGGCAAGCCGAACGTATACGGCTCCATCTTCCGGTTCGAGGGCCAGGCCTCGGTCTTCTGGGCGGAGCGCGGCCCGTGCTACCGCTGCCTCTACCCCGAGCCGCCGCCCCCCGGCCTGGTGCCCTCCTGCGCCGAGGGAGGCGTCCTTGGCATCCTCCCGGGCTGCATCGGAATGATCCAGGCCACCGAGACGGTCAAGCTTCTGCTGGGCATCGGCGAGCCGCTGATCGGAAGGCTGCTGCTGTTCGACGCGCTCAAGATGCGCTGGCGCGAGCTCAAGCTGCGCAAGGCGGCGGACTGCCCCATCTGCGGCGAGAACCCGAGCATCCGCGAGCTTATCGACTACCAGCAGTTCTGTGGGGTACCCGCAGTGGCCGCGGAAGCTCCGGAGGATCGCGACGCGCAGATGAGCGTTCGGGAGCTCAAGGAGCGCTTTGACCGCGGCGAGCGGCCCCAGGTGGTCGACGTTCGCGAGCCTTACGAGTGGGAGATGGCGCGCATCCCCCACACGCGCCTGATCCCGCTCGGCCAGGTCGCCAAGCGCGCGGCCGAGCTCGATCCGGAGCAGGAGGTGATCCTCCAGTGCCGGTCCGGAGTGCGGTCGATGGACGCCCTCAACCTCCTGCGAGAGCGCGGCTTCCGCAAACTGCGCAACCTCGAGGGCGGCATCCTGGCGTGGTCGCGAGAGATAGACCCGTCCGTCCCCGAGTACTGA
- a CDS encoding cysteine synthase family protein, with amino-acid sequence MMLAPRRVAPESVIDLIGSTDLVPIRRIVPGNPRVRILAKAEWQNPGGSVKDRPALAMVRDGERSGALTPDRTILDATSGNTGVAYAMIGAALGYRVRICLPLNASEERKRMLRAYDADLVLTDPRLSSDGAILRAREIYAEAPERYFYPDQYSNPANWRAHFETTGPEIWEQTGAELTHFVAGLGTSGTMMGVGRFLRERAPRVRLIAFQPDSPFHGIEGLKHMATAMVPGIYDAALADEDLRVGTEEAHAMTRRIAREEGLLVGISSGAGLAAALRVAEGLDEGVIVVMFCDNGDRYLSDRFWEENRGDPVI; translated from the coding sequence ATGATGCTCGCCCCGCGAAGGGTCGCGCCCGAATCGGTGATCGACCTCATCGGCAGCACGGATCTGGTCCCGATCCGCCGGATCGTGCCCGGCAACCCTCGCGTGCGAATCCTGGCCAAGGCCGAGTGGCAGAACCCGGGCGGCTCCGTCAAGGACCGGCCCGCGCTCGCCATGGTCCGCGACGGGGAGCGCTCTGGTGCGCTCACGCCGGACCGCACGATCCTCGACGCCACCTCGGGGAACACCGGCGTCGCCTACGCGATGATCGGGGCCGCGCTCGGCTACCGCGTTCGCATCTGCCTGCCGCTCAACGCAAGCGAGGAGCGGAAGCGGATGCTGCGCGCATACGACGCCGACCTGGTGCTCACGGACCCGCGTCTGAGCTCCGATGGCGCCATCCTGCGGGCGCGCGAGATCTACGCCGAGGCCCCCGAGCGCTACTTCTACCCCGACCAGTACAGCAATCCGGCCAACTGGCGCGCCCATTTTGAAACCACCGGGCCAGAGATATGGGAGCAGACCGGCGCCGAGCTCACGCACTTCGTGGCCGGCCTGGGCACCAGCGGCACGATGATGGGCGTGGGCCGCTTCCTGCGCGAGCGCGCGCCGCGCGTGCGGCTGATCGCCTTTCAGCCGGACTCCCCCTTCCACGGAATCGAGGGGCTGAAGCACATGGCGACGGCGATGGTGCCCGGCATCTACGACGCGGCGCTCGCCGACGAGGACCTGCGAGTCGGCACGGAAGAGGCACACGCGATGACACGCCGCATCGCGCGCGAGGAGGGGTTGCTGGTCGGCATCTCCAGCGGCGCGGGGCTCGCGGCAGCCCTCCGCGTGGCGGAGGGCCTGGATGAGGGCGTGATCGTGGTGATGTTCTGCGATAACGGTGACCGGTACCTATCGGACCGGTTCTGGGAGGAAAACCGTGGCGATCCGGTTATCTGA
- a CDS encoding NADH-quinone oxidoreductase subunit N — protein MPTNISADVQAAMPLIILWAAASLILLGDAWVWPRHRDLNVLVAIVGFLAALSVVVQRMGLGITTAFGKMLSVDPLGDTATVALLLTGFLAALLAWTYLKNRGIDHGEYYALLLFSVSGAVLMASAGDLIVVFLGLEVMSFGLYVLAGFARTEARSQEASLKYFLLGAFASAFLLYGIALVYGGTQSTDLEQVRAVLSRTAGHPPMILAGVALILVGLGFKAALVPFHQWTPDVYEGAPTSATAFMAVAAKIGAFVAILRVFDSLVALQGSWLPAVQALAVLSMVFGNLLAVAQTNVKRMLAYSSIAHAGYLLVAVAAAAHGASGFSGSEARSLAMNGAMFYLYAYAFMTLGAFGVLVYLTGRGRDIQRIEDLRGLARRDGLAAYGMLFFMLSLGGIPPTMGFMGKWMIFNAALHAGEVALAVVMALTSVIAVYYYLRIVWVMCFEEPVGEPLAEPISRAGAWASVMVSAVATLLFGVVPGLFTSLLAGVR, from the coding sequence TTGCCAACGAACATCTCGGCCGACGTGCAGGCGGCGATGCCGCTCATCATCCTCTGGGCGGCGGCATCGCTCATTCTGCTGGGCGACGCGTGGGTGTGGCCCCGGCATCGCGACCTGAACGTGCTCGTTGCGATCGTCGGCTTCCTCGCCGCGCTGTCCGTTGTCGTCCAGCGGATGGGCCTGGGCATCACCACGGCTTTCGGCAAGATGCTCTCGGTGGATCCGCTCGGCGATACCGCCACGGTCGCGCTGCTGCTGACGGGGTTCCTGGCGGCGCTACTCGCCTGGACGTACCTGAAAAACCGGGGCATCGACCATGGCGAGTACTACGCGCTGCTGCTCTTCTCCGTGTCCGGCGCGGTGCTCATGGCCTCGGCCGGCGACCTGATCGTTGTCTTCCTGGGGCTGGAGGTGATGTCGTTCGGCCTATACGTGCTGGCCGGCTTCGCGCGCACGGAGGCGCGATCCCAGGAGGCGTCGCTGAAGTACTTCCTGCTCGGGGCCTTCGCGTCGGCCTTCCTCCTCTACGGGATCGCGCTGGTGTACGGCGGTACGCAGTCGACGGACCTCGAGCAGGTGCGTGCCGTCCTCTCGCGGACGGCCGGGCACCCGCCGATGATCCTGGCGGGCGTGGCCCTCATCCTTGTCGGCCTCGGGTTCAAGGCAGCGCTCGTCCCATTCCACCAGTGGACGCCGGATGTCTACGAGGGGGCCCCAACATCGGCCACCGCGTTCATGGCCGTCGCCGCGAAGATCGGCGCGTTCGTCGCCATCCTCCGGGTCTTCGACAGCCTGGTGGCCTTGCAGGGGTCATGGCTTCCCGCGGTGCAGGCGCTCGCCGTGCTGAGCATGGTGTTTGGCAATCTGCTCGCGGTCGCCCAGACGAACGTGAAGCGCATGCTGGCGTACTCGAGCATCGCCCACGCGGGCTACCTGCTCGTCGCGGTCGCCGCGGCGGCTCACGGCGCCAGCGGCTTCAGCGGCAGCGAGGCACGCTCACTGGCCATGAACGGCGCCATGTTCTATCTGTACGCCTACGCGTTCATGACGCTGGGCGCCTTCGGTGTGCTGGTCTACCTGACGGGGCGCGGGAGGGATATCCAGCGGATCGAGGACCTGAGGGGCCTCGCCCGCCGCGACGGCCTCGCGGCCTACGGCATGCTTTTCTTCATGTTGTCGCTGGGCGGCATACCGCCGACGATGGGCTTCATGGGCAAGTGGATGATCTTCAACGCCGCGCTTCACGCAGGCGAGGTGGCGCTTGCGGTGGTCATGGCGCTGACGAGCGTGATCGCGGTCTACTACTACCTGCGGATCGTCTGGGTGATGTGCTTTGAGGAGCCGGTCGGTGAACCCCTGGCGGAGCCGATCTCGCGGGCCGGGGCCTGGGCGTCGGTGATGGTCTCGGCGGTCGCCACGCTGCTATTCGGCGTCGTGCCGGGGCTGTTCACATCGCTGCTCGCGGGCGTTCGCTAG
- a CDS encoding GNAT family N-acetyltransferase, protein MPDMLVNLLNLPPVEPALRDLRLAGVIVRRPLPHEIGPVRAFVEQRFGKGWADEVSVGFANKPVTLFLAIAEGKVIGFGAYECTCRAFFGPTGVAEDQRGRGVGRALLLACLWGLRHMGYAYGIIGGAGPTDFYARVCGAIVISGSEPGIYADPLGRA, encoded by the coding sequence ATGCCGGACATGCTGGTCAACCTGCTTAACCTCCCGCCGGTCGAGCCCGCGTTGCGCGACCTCCGACTTGCCGGCGTCATCGTGCGTCGCCCGCTTCCGCACGAGATCGGCCCCGTGCGCGCGTTCGTGGAGCAGAGGTTCGGGAAGGGCTGGGCCGACGAGGTCTCCGTCGGCTTCGCCAACAAGCCCGTTACCTTGTTCCTAGCGATCGCCGAGGGTAAGGTCATCGGGTTCGGCGCGTACGAGTGCACATGCCGGGCGTTCTTCGGACCGACGGGCGTTGCGGAGGATCAGCGGGGGCGCGGGGTCGGGCGGGCCTTGCTGCTGGCGTGCCTGTGGGGCCTTCGTCACATGGGCTACGCCTACGGGATCATCGGGGGAGCCGGCCCCACGGACTTCTACGCGCGCGTCTGCGGCGCGATCGTGATCTCGGGCAGCGAGCCGGGGATCTACGCGGACCCGCTCGGCCGTGCCTGA
- a CDS encoding M67 family metallopeptidase, protein MEAIRDHARRAYPHECCGVLIGDPGARSKRVSRLHPMPNVHEEGHERRYRIGPAEWAAIERGARAEGERLLGVYHSHPDHPARPSEYDREWAWPWYSYIIVAVERGEARDATCWTLRVDRSAFDAEAVVIEEADDRRAAEAAGQPREATHGR, encoded by the coding sequence ATGGAAGCCATTCGCGACCACGCGCGGCGCGCCTACCCGCACGAGTGCTGCGGAGTGCTCATCGGCGACCCGGGCGCCAGATCCAAGCGTGTGAGCCGCCTGCACCCCATGCCGAACGTGCACGAGGAGGGCCACGAGCGCCGCTACCGCATCGGGCCGGCCGAGTGGGCCGCCATCGAGCGCGGGGCGCGGGCCGAAGGCGAGCGCCTGCTCGGCGTCTATCATTCGCACCCGGACCATCCAGCGCGACCCAGCGAGTACGACCGCGAGTGGGCCTGGCCGTGGTACAGCTACATCATCGTTGCGGTGGAGCGCGGCGAGGCACGCGACGCGACGTGCTGGACGCTGCGTGTGGACCGCTCCGCCTTTGACGCGGAGGCAGTGGTGATCGAGGAGGCGGACGACCGCCGGGCCGCGGAGGCGGCGGGGCAACCACGGGAGGCGACGCATGGCCGTTAG